The following coding sequences lie in one Spinacia oleracea cultivar Varoflay chromosome 1, BTI_SOV_V1, whole genome shotgun sequence genomic window:
- the LOC110800546 gene encoding cytosolic sulfotransferase 13, which yields MESKMELEFWMGIFPMNLYQGFWCPLLEPTMSFQTHFQAHDTDVILASLPKTGTTWLKSLLFAIVNRNRFTNICQHPLRNQNAHELVLQLEAKVYNNIQGSQPDFIDLPLPRLFATHIPYLSLPKSMKISKSKVIYVCRNPLDTFVSSWHFYRQLKVNMGLKHFFSQLTITMGFKHFYRQLKVITGFFHFYRQFKVNMIDEDFVKFCEGKFPYGPYEDHVLGYWKESIQNSEKVLFMEYEGLKEDPVAHVKKLAEFVGYQFSEQEEKEGIIDDIIKLCSLESLKEMEVNKSGNFYGFFENKAFFRKGEVGDWSNYLNPSMVKSFDEIVQDRFKDSGFSFKHYKPFSDAPK from the coding sequence ATGGAGTCAAAaatggaacttgaattttggatgGGTATTTTCCCCATGAACCTCTACCAAGGCTTTTGGTGCCCACTTCTTGAGCCCACAATGTCATTCCAAACCCACTTCCAGGCCCACGATACGGATGTCATCTTAGCGAGCTTGCCTAAAACTGGCACCACTTGGCTAAAATCTCTCCTTTTTGCCATTGTAAATCGTAATAGATTTACCAATATTTGTCAGCATCCACTTCGAAATCAAAACGCCCACGAACTTGTTCTTCAATTGGAGGCTAAAGTTTACAATAATATTCAGGGAAGTCAACCTGATTTTATTGACTTACCTTTGCCTCGACTCTTTGCTACTCATATACCGTATTTGTCATTACCAAAATCTATGAAAATCTCCAAGTCCAAAGTTATTTATGTTTGTCGAAATCCTTTGGATACTTTTGTTTCGTCATGGCACTTTTATCGCCAGCTTAAGGTTAACATGGGTTTAAAGCATTTTTTTAGTCAATTGACAATAACTATGGGTTTTAAACATTTTTACCGTCAATTAAAGGTGATCACAggattttttcatttttaccgCCAATTTAAGGTAAATATGATAGATGAAGATTTTGTAAAGTTTTGCGAGGGAAAATTCCCATACGGCCCCTATGAAGATCATGTACTTGGGTATTGGAAGGAAAGCATACAAAATTCAGAGAAGGTATTGTTCATGGAATATGAAGGGCTAAAGGAAGACCCGGTAGCCCATGTGAAAAAACTAGCTGAGTTCGTGGGTTACCAGTTTTCGGAACAAGAGGAAAAAGAAGGTATCATAGATGATATAATCAAACTTTGTAGCCTTGAAAGTTTGAAGGAAATGGAAGTGAATAAGAGTGGGAATTTTTATGGGTTTTTTGAGAACAAAGCTTTCTTTAGGAAAGGGGAAGTTGGAGATTGGTCAAATTATTTGAATCCTTCAATGGTTAAGAGTTTTGATGAAATTGTCCAAGACAGATTTAAGGACTCTGGTTTTTCTTTTAAGCACTACAAACCCTTCTCTGATGCTCCAAAATAA
- the LOC110800547 gene encoding probable carboxylesterase 15: protein MTIQERRVVDEVSGWLRIYDDGSVDRSWVGPPEPKFMVDPVSAHEDFIDGIAVQDVDTKMGPRVRVFMPETRPKEDTNEKLPVILHFPGGGFCISEPDWFMYYAVYSKLAKLGRAIVVSVYLRHAPENRLPAAIDDGFSALLWITSLARAETHDSWLTGRADFNRVFLIGDSSGANLVHEVGARAGKTDLCPLKLGGSIPIHIGACRSTRSRSELEMPQTPFLTLDMVDKFLSLALPIGSTKDHPITCPMGPAAPPLSGLHLPPILYCMAEKDLFIDTQTEFLEALKEGGKNVDVFVSKNMTHSFYLNKMAVDHDPETKAETEGLFYAIIDFVKRH, encoded by the coding sequence ATGACGATTCAAGAGAGACGAGTAGTTGATGAAGTCTCTGGTTGGCTTAGGATCTATGATGACGGTTCTGTGGACCGCTCATGGGTAGGCCCACCCGAGCCAAAGTTTATGGTCGATCCCGTTTCGGCCCATGAGGACTTCATTGATGGGATTGCGGTCCAAGATGTGGATACGAAAATGGGTCCTCGGGTCCGGGTATTCATGCCCGAAACCCGACCTAAGGAAGACACGAATGAGAAGCTTCCTGTGATCCTCCACTTTCCGGGTGGCGGGTTTTGCATTAGTGAGCCTGATTGGTTTATGTACTATGCGGTTTATTCAAAGTTAGCCAAGTTAGGCCGGGCCATTGTTGTCTCGGTCTACCTTCGACACGCTCCCGAGAATCGGCTCCCGGCTGCTATCGATGATGGGTTCTCAGCTCTTTTATGGATTACCTCTTTGGCCCGAGCCGAGACCCATGATTCATGGCTTACGGGCCGGGCTGATTTTAACCGAGTGTTTCTAATTGGGGATAGCTCCGGGGCTAACTTGGTCCATGAAGTGGGGGCCCGGGCTGGAAAAACCGATTTGTGCCCACTAAAATTGGGCGGGTCAATTCCAATACACATAGGTGCATGTCGATCCACAAGAAGCCGGTCCGAGTTAGAAATGCCCCAAACCCCATTCCTGACCCTAGACATGGTGGACAAGTTTTTAAGCCTAGCTTTGCCAATTGGGAGCACCAAGGATCACCCAATAACATGTCCAATGGGTCCCGCCGCGCCTCCGCTAAGCGGGCTCCATTTGCCCCCAATCTTGTATTGTATGGCAGAAAAGGATTTGTTCATTGACACTCAGACGGAATTCCTTGAGGCCTTGAAGGAGGGTGGTAAAAATGTGGATGTCTTTGTGAGTAAAAATATGACTCATAGCTTTTACCTAAATAAAATGGCAGTGGATCATGATCCTGAGACTAAGGCCGAAACTGAAGGACTCTTTTATGCTATAATTGATTTCGTCAAAAGGCATTGA